A genomic segment from Leptolyngbya boryana PCC 6306 encodes:
- a CDS encoding glycosyltransferase family protein, giving the protein MKTTPVLAKQSQSMTQIHRLAIVAIALLVMLPMLFYGVYDAHDLPAFHLRWAKQFSDQFWSGELYPRWLLNLNGGLGSPTFFFYSPVPYYFTSLLRPLVWMADPLGWHQLSFGALLGLAASGITAYLWLQCLVPARAAFIAAIFYVIAPYHLAVDLYVRFAYAEFWSFVWLPLILYFTHKLAQGQKKAAIGFTIAQALLIMTHLPTFLIFSPVPFLYLLWYGKQRVKIAIAFSIAFILAVGLAAIYWFPAMTTKDFIILKADPTQYEFYDYTTNFLFAESIRQNFQGVISFLGISSVLMLVLAATTFFIANRLNSTRHSSLFWIAIALVSCWMCLPQSNWVWQLIPPLQIIEAPWRFNTILTLATTALVGLAATSVQPARLNLKTILSAVLLLGIGAGLAFLSLLPVREMFFTWTAANKVLLIVIVTLCTIATTFVLYWTHLVSSKLATISLLLTIVLLFSSSVVMKRSLYPILNLKSELEIQRDAVLHRPKWVPASLYTTDNLRKLIDEKFGSAVTIEAQDRVNASIWKPRFLTLQTSLETEQWLTLRQFYYPAWIAKTNSLSLPIQPSPEGLLQIKVPPGQHTIAVQLETLPQERIGIVLSFGAGGLLMAWFALFNRRIQKLLIAKRSGLHFKSSAS; this is encoded by the coding sequence ATGAAAACAACGCCTGTGCTTGCAAAGCAATCTCAATCGATGACTCAAATCCATCGCTTGGCGATCGTCGCGATCGCGCTTTTAGTCATGCTGCCGATGCTGTTTTACGGCGTGTACGATGCCCATGACTTACCTGCATTTCATCTGCGTTGGGCAAAACAGTTTTCGGATCAATTCTGGTCTGGAGAACTATATCCCCGTTGGTTGCTCAATTTGAATGGAGGATTAGGCAGTCCAACTTTTTTCTTTTATAGCCCAGTGCCCTACTATTTCACGAGCTTACTGCGTCCATTGGTCTGGATGGCTGATCCGCTAGGGTGGCATCAGTTGAGCTTTGGCGCATTACTGGGACTCGCTGCATCGGGGATCACGGCTTATCTGTGGTTGCAGTGTTTGGTTCCAGCTAGAGCAGCGTTCATTGCAGCAATTTTTTATGTGATTGCACCTTATCATTTAGCAGTCGATCTGTATGTTCGATTTGCTTATGCAGAATTTTGGAGCTTTGTCTGGCTACCGTTGATTCTATATTTCACGCATAAATTGGCTCAGGGTCAGAAAAAAGCAGCGATTGGATTCACGATCGCGCAAGCGCTCTTGATCATGACGCATTTGCCCACTTTTCTGATTTTCTCACCTGTCCCATTTCTTTATCTGCTTTGGTACGGAAAGCAGCGAGTCAAAATTGCGATCGCTTTCAGCATCGCCTTTATCTTGGCAGTCGGATTAGCTGCAATCTACTGGTTTCCAGCGATGACAACCAAAGATTTCATTATCCTTAAGGCTGATCCGACTCAGTACGAGTTTTACGACTACACAACAAACTTCTTATTTGCAGAGAGCATTCGGCAGAATTTCCAGGGCGTGATTTCATTTCTAGGAATCTCAAGTGTTCTGATGCTTGTGCTGGCAGCGACGACATTCTTCATCGCAAATCGGCTGAATTCGACACGGCATTCTAGCTTGTTTTGGATCGCGATCGCGCTGGTTTCATGCTGGATGTGCCTCCCTCAAAGTAACTGGGTCTGGCAATTAATCCCACCGCTACAGATCATCGAAGCCCCTTGGCGATTTAATACAATTTTGACGCTTGCGACAACGGCTTTAGTTGGATTGGCAGCGACCTCTGTTCAGCCTGCTCGACTGAACCTCAAAACAATTTTAAGTGCGGTGCTCCTTCTTGGAATTGGCGCAGGATTAGCATTTCTAAGTTTGCTGCCTGTACGAGAAATGTTCTTCACTTGGACTGCAGCAAACAAAGTACTGCTCATTGTGATTGTGACTTTGTGTACGATCGCAACAACATTTGTTCTATACTGGACGCACCTTGTCAGTTCTAAACTCGCCACAATCAGTCTGTTGTTAACGATCGTATTGCTCTTTTCTAGCAGCGTAGTCATGAAACGATCGCTCTATCCTATTCTCAATCTAAAATCAGAGCTTGAGATTCAGCGAGATGCAGTCTTACATCGCCCAAAATGGGTTCCTGCATCGCTTTATACAACAGATAATCTGCGAAAACTGATTGATGAGAAATTTGGCTCTGCGGTGACGATCGAAGCACAAGATCGAGTCAATGCTTCGATCTGGAAACCCAGGTTTCTAACTTTACAAACCAGTTTAGAAACTGAACAATGGTTGACGCTGAGACAGTTCTACTATCCAGCTTGGATCGCTAAAACCAACTCTCTTTCTCTCCCAATACAGCCCTCTCCAGAGGGACTGCTACAAATTAAAGTTCCACCGGGTCAACATACGATCGCGGTGCAGCTAGAAACCCTGCCTCAAGAACGGATTGGCATTGTTCTGAGCTTTGGCGCTGGAGGTCTATTAATGGCTTGGTTCGCTTTGTTTAATCGACGAATTCAGAAATTGCTCATTGCAAAACGCTCAGGTCTGCATTTCAAATCTTCGGCTTCCTAA
- a CDS encoding NAD(P)/FAD-dependent oxidoreductase codes for MSVSSQRWAIVGGGILGMTLALRLAQQGKQVTLYESAHQFGGLASAWRLGNILWDRHYHVTLLSDTHVRSLLTELGLEQDMQWVETKTGFFTDGKLYSMSNTLEFLSFPALRFIDKLRLGFTIWYASKVKNWKKLEKIPVATWLRKLSGDRTFEKIWLPLLRSKLGENYHIASASFIWAIIARMYAARRTGLKKEMFGYLPGGYARLLSRFVEVLSEHNVELKVGHRVSHVIRKQGQVQLEFTNGQTEHFDEVVLTMASPISAQVCKGLSAMEYDLLRNVEYQGIICASLLLKKPLASYYVTNITDTWVPFTGVIEMSALVDRSEFDQRSLVYLPKYVSSNDPAFGLTDEEIQEEFIQTLVLMYPKFDRNDVVAFRVSRVRQVFAISTLNYSEKLPPMHTSVPGVHIINSAHIPNGTLNVNETVLLAEKSAVELLTRSRQFAIDAVRA; via the coding sequence ATGTCAGTTTCATCACAACGATGGGCGATCGTAGGCGGTGGCATCCTCGGCATGACCCTCGCACTCCGTCTCGCTCAGCAAGGTAAGCAAGTTACTTTATACGAAAGCGCTCATCAATTTGGTGGGCTGGCAAGTGCTTGGCGATTAGGCAACATCCTTTGGGATCGGCACTATCATGTCACATTGCTCTCGGATACTCATGTTCGATCGCTACTGACAGAGCTAGGCTTAGAACAAGACATGCAATGGGTCGAAACCAAAACAGGATTCTTCACCGATGGCAAGCTCTATTCGATGTCGAATACGCTGGAATTTTTGAGCTTTCCAGCATTACGATTCATCGATAAGTTGCGATTAGGCTTCACGATCTGGTATGCCTCAAAGGTCAAAAACTGGAAAAAACTAGAAAAGATTCCCGTCGCAACTTGGTTGAGAAAACTATCGGGCGATCGCACATTTGAAAAAATTTGGTTGCCGCTTCTGCGATCGAAGCTCGGTGAAAATTATCACATTGCTTCTGCTTCATTCATTTGGGCGATCATTGCTCGCATGTATGCCGCGCGACGAACAGGCTTGAAAAAAGAAATGTTCGGCTACTTGCCAGGCGGATATGCACGATTGCTCTCTCGATTCGTTGAAGTGCTTTCAGAACACAATGTTGAGCTGAAAGTTGGACATCGAGTGAGCCACGTGATTCGCAAGCAAGGACAAGTCCAACTTGAATTTACCAACGGACAGACAGAACACTTCGATGAAGTGGTGCTGACGATGGCATCTCCGATCTCGGCTCAAGTCTGCAAAGGGCTTTCTGCGATGGAATACGACTTACTCAGAAACGTTGAGTATCAAGGCATTATCTGTGCGTCCCTGTTGCTGAAAAAGCCCTTAGCATCTTACTACGTCACGAATATTACAGATACCTGGGTTCCGTTTACAGGTGTCATTGAAATGTCCGCTCTCGTTGATCGCTCAGAATTTGATCAGCGATCGCTCGTTTACTTACCGAAGTATGTCTCTAGCAATGATCCCGCCTTTGGATTAACCGATGAAGAGATTCAAGAAGAGTTTATTCAAACGCTGGTCTTGATGTATCCAAAGTTCGATCGCAATGATGTGGTAGCTTTCCGAGTCTCGCGTGTGCGGCAGGTCTTTGCGATTTCAACCTTGAACTATTCGGAAAAGTTACCGCCGATGCATACTTCTGTTCCAGGCGTACACATCATTAACTCTGCTCATATTCCGAATGGAACCTTGAATGTGAATGAGACAGTGCTGCTAGCTGAAAAATCTGCCGTGGAATTGCTCACCCGCTCTCGACAGTTCGCAATCGATGCTGTTCGAGCCTAA
- a CDS encoding acyltransferase has protein sequence MNLQINSSSPSVRIHPTAIVEANVSIGARSSVWDNVHIRFDTEIGEECIIGEKTYIAYGVKIGDRVKINAFVYICNAVTIEDGVMISAGTVFTNDRFPRATTSDLKHLRPSDPDEHTLPTLVKAGATIGANCTIGNDLSIGRFAMVGMGSLVTKSVPDFHLAIGHPARSVGAVCRCGQLLTRFPADLKTFHADIDCPTCGLQYAIREGVVEELTL, from the coding sequence ATGAATCTGCAAATCAATTCTAGTAGCCCTTCTGTGCGTATTCATCCAACGGCAATCGTGGAAGCGAATGTTTCGATTGGAGCGCGGAGTTCAGTCTGGGACAATGTTCATATTCGCTTTGACACTGAGATTGGCGAAGAATGCATCATTGGTGAAAAAACCTATATTGCTTATGGTGTGAAGATTGGCGATCGCGTCAAGATCAATGCCTTTGTGTATATCTGCAATGCAGTCACGATCGAAGATGGAGTGATGATTAGTGCAGGAACGGTGTTCACCAATGACCGTTTTCCCAGAGCGACGACCTCTGATCTCAAACACCTGCGTCCCTCTGATCCAGATGAGCATACTTTACCGACCCTTGTGAAAGCAGGAGCCACGATCGGAGCAAATTGCACGATCGGCAATGATTTGTCGATCGGGCGGTTCGCAATGGTTGGTATGGGATCGCTAGTCACAAAATCCGTTCCAGATTTCCATTTAGCGATCGGACATCCTGCTCGCTCAGTAGGCGCTGTGTGCCGATGCGGTCAGCTATTGACGCGCTTCCCAGCCGATCTTAAGACGTTTCACGCAGATATTGATTGTCCGACCTGTGGACTTCAGTATGCAATTCGCGAAGGGGTCGTTGAAGAATTGACACTTTAG
- a CDS encoding Gfo/Idh/MocA family protein, with amino-acid sequence MTEKLKFGLIGAGGIAQAYAQAFEKSTIAQLVAVVDVRPEAAQALAERLNCQSFDSYQTMAESLELDAVIICTPPVTHRDISVYFLDRKIHVLCEKPLSVDVNSAIEMVDTAARNGVILTMASKFRYVEDVIRAKSLVMSGVLGEIVLFENAFTSRVDMSSRWNSKPAISGGGVLIDNGTHSIDIMRYFLGALAEVQVIEGKRIQSLDVEDTVRIFAKSASGVVGNVDLSWSINKELDSYIRIYGSQGTISIGWKESKYRQSSSPEWIKFGNGYDKVQAFTSQIENFSKAILGQEALLITPQDSIASVEVIEAAYKSMNQTQWTGVSYDSLKVLGFATAPTNGDKAFASAS; translated from the coding sequence ATGACTGAGAAGCTGAAGTTTGGATTGATTGGAGCAGGTGGAATTGCACAGGCTTATGCACAGGCGTTTGAAAAATCTACGATCGCGCAATTAGTCGCCGTTGTTGATGTTCGACCCGAGGCAGCACAGGCGCTTGCAGAACGATTGAACTGCCAGAGCTTTGATAGCTATCAGACGATGGCAGAAAGCTTGGAACTTGATGCAGTGATTATCTGTACACCCCCTGTGACGCACCGGGACATTTCCGTCTACTTCTTAGATCGCAAGATTCATGTGCTGTGTGAGAAGCCGCTGAGTGTCGATGTGAACAGTGCGATCGAGATGGTCGATACTGCGGCGCGCAACGGCGTAATTTTGACGATGGCATCGAAGTTCCGCTATGTCGAAGATGTAATTCGGGCAAAGAGCTTAGTCATGTCGGGCGTTTTAGGCGAGATTGTTTTGTTTGAGAATGCGTTTACTTCGCGGGTGGATATGTCCTCGCGTTGGAACTCGAAGCCTGCGATTAGTGGCGGGGGCGTGTTAATTGATAACGGAACCCACTCGATCGATATTATGCGCTACTTCTTGGGCGCTCTAGCTGAAGTCCAGGTGATTGAAGGAAAACGCATTCAGAGCTTGGATGTAGAAGATACCGTGAGAATCTTTGCGAAGAGTGCGAGCGGCGTTGTAGGTAACGTGGATCTGTCCTGGAGTATCAACAAAGAGTTGGATAGCTACATTCGGATCTACGGTTCTCAAGGAACGATTTCGATCGGTTGGAAAGAGTCGAAGTATCGTCAATCTTCTAGTCCTGAGTGGATCAAGTTTGGCAACGGATACGACAAGGTTCAAGCATTTACGAGCCAAATCGAGAACTTCTCGAAAGCGATTTTGGGACAAGAAGCTTTGTTGATCACTCCGCAAGACAGTATTGCGTCTGTAGAAGTGATCGAAGCGGCTTACAAGTCGATGAATCAAACTCAGTGGACAGGTGTATCTTACGACTCGCTGAAGGTGCTAGGCTTCGCGACTGCGCCGACCAATGGCGATAAAGCGTTTGCTAGCGCATCGTAA
- a CDS encoding DegT/DnrJ/EryC1/StrS family aminotransferase — protein sequence MVQAPKQQTRLVLPSDQEASGRTLGEEEIALVSEAIRSGTLTSTKGTFVKTLEKRFAEMLGVKYAYACSSGSGAVHTAIAAIDPEPGDEIITTSITDMGALTPILYQGAIPVFADVDPQTWNVTAETIEKCISDRTKAIIVTHLFGNPCDMTAIMELAESRGIPVIEDCAQAFLATHADKPVGTIGKIGCFSLQQGKHITTGEGGIVTTNDDALARRMFLFINKAFGYGDPNPDHYFIALNGRMCELQGAVAVAQLSKLWGCVEHRRIAAKKMTQKLQGLAGIETPYCDERNTHVFWKYCLRVDSKVVPDGAVGLAKKLKERGIFSAPRYIQKPAFQCMIFEQQRTFGNSRFPFTLARPEAVDYSPEKFPGTFAGLEAVLVLPWNEAYTDEHIDYIANAIHESLA from the coding sequence ATGGTACAAGCACCGAAACAACAAACTCGTTTAGTTCTACCCTCTGACCAAGAAGCGAGCGGTCGGACATTAGGCGAAGAAGAAATTGCATTGGTGTCGGAAGCAATTCGCAGCGGAACATTGACAAGCACGAAAGGAACTTTTGTTAAAACGCTAGAAAAGCGGTTTGCAGAGATGCTAGGCGTGAAGTATGCTTATGCCTGCTCTTCCGGTTCAGGCGCAGTCCATACTGCGATCGCAGCAATTGATCCAGAGCCAGGTGATGAGATTATCACGACTTCAATCACGGATATGGGGGCTTTGACACCCATTCTGTATCAAGGTGCGATTCCGGTCTTTGCAGATGTTGATCCGCAAACTTGGAACGTCACGGCTGAAACGATCGAGAAATGCATCAGCGATCGCACGAAAGCAATTATTGTGACGCACTTGTTCGGGAATCCTTGTGACATGACTGCGATCATGGAATTAGCAGAGTCTCGTGGCATTCCTGTGATCGAAGATTGTGCCCAAGCTTTTCTCGCCACTCATGCTGACAAGCCTGTAGGAACCATTGGTAAGATTGGTTGCTTTAGTTTGCAGCAAGGTAAGCACATCACGACAGGTGAAGGTGGAATTGTCACCACGAACGATGATGCTCTAGCACGTCGGATGTTCTTGTTCATCAACAAGGCATTTGGTTATGGGGATCCGAATCCCGATCACTATTTCATTGCTTTGAATGGGCGGATGTGTGAGCTTCAAGGCGCAGTTGCAGTCGCACAGTTGTCGAAGCTTTGGGGCTGTGTAGAACATCGGCGAATTGCAGCGAAGAAGATGACACAAAAGCTGCAAGGCTTGGCAGGAATTGAAACACCCTACTGCGATGAGCGCAATACGCATGTGTTCTGGAAGTACTGCTTGCGGGTCGATAGCAAGGTCGTGCCAGATGGTGCAGTCGGTTTAGCGAAGAAACTCAAAGAGCGTGGAATTTTCTCGGCTCCTCGATACATTCAGAAACCTGCGTTTCAGTGCATGATTTTTGAGCAACAGCGGACGTTTGGGAATTCGCGCTTTCCGTTTACTTTGGCGCGTCCTGAGGCGGTGGATTATAGCCCTGAGAAGTTTCCGGGAACATTTGCAGGCTTAGAAGCAGTACTGGTACTGCCTTGGAATGAGGCTTATACCGACGAGCATATTGACTACATTGCGAATGCAATTCATGAGTCGTTAGCTTAG
- a CDS encoding glycosyltransferase family 2 protein translates to MQEQFSPVRSTRHSPYSIVPSSDQKPLVSLIAPAFNEALILQDNLSFLCDYMRSLESEYDWEIVIVNDGSRDETGRLAQEFARTHSNVRVLHHRVNRGLGQALKTGFSGAKGDYVVVVDLDLSYCPEHIGLLLKKIQDTQAGVVVASPYMSGGRVSNVPWLRRELSVWANRFLSIAAKRNLSTLTGMVRVYDAEFLRSLNLRSNGMEINPELIHKAFLLGTKVEEIPAHLNWRMQKSQPQPQQRKSSLSSSAKLLRHTWEIFFSGFLLRPVIFFIVPSVLFFLMSLYANAWVLVHCFTQYQRLAQDTRFPDATEAVALAFAQAPHTFFIGGTTLMLAIQLFSLGIVSVQNKSYFEELFYLGTAIYKRNSEK, encoded by the coding sequence ATGCAAGAACAATTTTCACCTGTGCGATCGACTCGGCACAGCCCATATTCGATTGTGCCTTCATCCGATCAAAAGCCACTCGTTTCATTGATTGCTCCCGCATTTAATGAAGCACTGATTCTGCAAGATAACCTGTCTTTTCTCTGCGACTACATGCGATCGCTAGAGTCGGAGTATGACTGGGAAATTGTGATTGTGAATGATGGCAGTCGCGATGAAACGGGTCGGTTAGCTCAAGAATTTGCCCGCACCCACTCAAATGTCCGAGTGCTTCATCATCGCGTCAATCGAGGACTCGGACAAGCATTAAAGACCGGGTTTAGCGGCGCAAAAGGGGACTATGTCGTCGTCGTTGATCTGGATCTGAGCTATTGTCCTGAGCATATCGGCTTGCTGCTGAAAAAGATTCAGGACACTCAAGCTGGGGTTGTCGTTGCTTCACCTTATATGAGTGGAGGACGAGTTTCAAATGTCCCTTGGTTACGGCGTGAGTTAAGTGTGTGGGCAAATCGATTTTTATCGATCGCAGCTAAGCGCAACTTATCGACGTTGACTGGAATGGTTCGGGTCTATGATGCGGAATTTCTGCGATCGCTGAATCTGCGCTCAAATGGTATGGAAATCAATCCTGAATTGATTCACAAAGCCTTTTTACTTGGAACGAAAGTAGAAGAGATTCCAGCCCATTTGAATTGGAGAATGCAGAAAAGCCAGCCGCAGCCGCAGCAGCGCAAATCGAGCCTGAGTTCTAGCGCAAAGTTGCTTCGGCATACTTGGGAAATCTTTTTCTCGGGCTTTCTACTACGCCCTGTGATATTTTTTATCGTCCCAAGCGTGCTCTTTTTTCTGATGTCGCTCTATGCCAATGCTTGGGTGCTGGTGCATTGCTTCACGCAATATCAGCGCTTAGCACAAGACACTCGGTTTCCAGATGCGACAGAAGCAGTTGCATTAGCATTCGCTCAGGCTCCGCATACCTTCTTTATTGGCGGAACAACTTTGATGCTCGCAATTCAGCTTTTTAGTTTAGGCATCGTATCGGTGCAGAACAAGAGCTATTTTGAAGAACTGTTCTATCTAGGCACCGCGATTTATAAGCGCAATTCCGAAAAGTAA
- a CDS encoding Na(+)/H(+) antiporter subunit B, whose product MKWIYLAAGLALYVKFLFMPNPAPELPFSIAETVVKESGVINAVSGIIFRNRLYDTIFEVIVFTISILGAKYLLSNEPPSKVHHFTDQASIVLARLGATICALVSIELGIRGHLSPGGGFAAGVAGGTAIGLIAITSSPEWLEAVYHKWKAAMWEKISVLVFIVLAVITLAGYELPHGEPGALISGGVLPLLNVLVAIKVALGSWAVVLLFIRYRGLL is encoded by the coding sequence ATGAAATGGATCTACCTTGCAGCCGGATTAGCGCTGTATGTGAAATTTCTTTTTATGCCGAATCCTGCGCCAGAATTGCCGTTTTCGATCGCAGAGACGGTGGTGAAAGAAAGTGGTGTGATTAATGCAGTCTCGGGAATTATTTTTAGAAATCGGCTTTACGACACGATTTTTGAAGTGATTGTGTTTACAATCTCAATTCTCGGGGCGAAGTATCTCTTATCGAATGAGCCGCCCAGTAAAGTGCACCATTTTACGGATCAAGCTTCCATTGTGTTGGCAAGATTAGGAGCGACCATCTGTGCATTGGTCAGTATTGAATTGGGAATCCGAGGGCATCTGAGTCCTGGGGGCGGATTTGCTGCCGGGGTTGCGGGTGGAACAGCGATCGGGCTGATTGCGATTACTTCTTCGCCAGAATGGTTGGAAGCAGTGTATCACAAGTGGAAAGCTGCGATGTGGGAGAAGATTTCGGTTTTGGTGTTCATTGTGTTGGCAGTGATCACGCTAGCTGGCTATGAGTTGCCGCATGGAGAACCGGGAGCTTTGATCAGTGGTGGAGTTTTGCCATTGCTGAATGTTCTAGTCGCGATTAAAGTTGCGCTAGGGTCTTGGGCAGTGGTTTTGCTCTTCATTCGGTATCGGGGATTGTTGTAA
- a CDS encoding DUF4040 domain-containing protein, with amino-acid sequence MTEVNIIAVLLPIVAAMLVFQTNPYHALIIRGILGAIAALLYAVLGAGDVGLTEALMGSLLATMLYAVAVRSSFVMRLGILTEENLEPMIENVRSIMNKHYMRVELVPFRDRQDLDQALMTKEIHATCVRDSENYNTVVRIPRLYEILQNELAFPLAQLTYKGEKS; translated from the coding sequence ATGACTGAGGTAAATATCATTGCCGTGCTCTTGCCAATTGTGGCAGCTATGTTAGTGTTTCAAACAAATCCCTATCATGCACTGATCATTCGCGGCATTTTAGGGGCTATCGCTGCCTTGTTATATGCCGTGTTAGGAGCGGGAGATGTTGGCTTGACAGAAGCATTGATGGGCAGCTTACTGGCAACGATGCTATACGCAGTAGCAGTACGATCGTCATTCGTCATGCGGCTAGGAATTCTTACAGAAGAGAATTTGGAACCAATGATTGAGAATGTGCGATCGATCATGAACAAGCACTATATGCGAGTGGAATTAGTACCCTTTCGCGATCGCCAAGATTTAGATCAAGCATTGATGACAAAAGAAATTCATGCAACTTGTGTGCGCGATTCGGAGAACTATAACACAGTAGTTCGCATCCCACGCCTCTATGAAATTTTACAAAACGAACTAGCATTTCCTCTCGCTCAACTGACTTACAAAGGAGAGAAATCATGA
- a CDS encoding monovalent cation/H(+) antiporter subunit G yields the protein MINILSDILIGAGIVLWFWGTLALPTQRSVLYKLHSLSVADTLGSMTIIFGLFLRIPNRWALLLLALFCLMIWNTMLGYVLAHCSSSEEPDYD from the coding sequence ATGATCAATATTCTCAGTGATATTTTGATTGGAGCGGGCATTGTTCTCTGGTTTTGGGGGACATTAGCCTTACCGACTCAGCGATCGGTACTTTACAAACTTCACAGTTTGTCCGTTGCTGACACGCTCGGTTCGATGACGATTATCTTCGGATTGTTTCTGAGGATTCCGAACCGATGGGCATTGTTACTGCTTGCGCTCTTTTGTCTGATGATTTGGAACACCATGTTGGGCTATGTGCTGGCTCACTGTTCGAGTAGTGAGGAACCGGATTATGACTGA
- a CDS encoding Na+/H+ antiporter subunit E, translating into MIGHVLVRLVLWFLLTADFSAANIVIGLCIAFLLPRSYTAPETLREWLRSLKKILMVIPAAYQEAFEIMLHPHRHETIVKERVPAHRSPRMIFLDIFLITFTPKTIVTKHDDRGWYEVHEVRRDAS; encoded by the coding sequence ATGATTGGACATGTTCTTGTCAGACTCGTTCTCTGGTTCTTGCTCACTGCCGATTTCAGTGCAGCAAATATTGTGATTGGACTCTGTATTGCCTTTCTCTTACCTCGGAGCTATACGGCTCCAGAGACTTTAAGAGAGTGGCTACGATCGCTGAAAAAAATTCTCATGGTGATTCCGGCAGCGTATCAAGAAGCGTTTGAAATTATGCTGCATCCGCACCGCCATGAAACGATAGTGAAAGAACGAGTTCCCGCTCATCGATCGCCACGGATGATTTTTCTCGATATCTTTCTGATTACCTTCACACCGAAAACGATCGTCACGAAACACGATGATAGAGGTTGGTATGAAGTGCATGAAGTGCGGAGGGATGCTTCATGA
- a CDS encoding cation:proton antiporter, whose product MNILTLAWITFPFFLGFVIYLVPKLDKQLSLFGTLVSVAYALKLFTEPALNLKLLDSFGVVLTVDSLTAYFILTNAIVTIAVLFYCWQTSKLTFFYAQTLLLHASINAAFVCSDFLSLYIALEVSGIAAFLLIAYPRTDRSIWVGLRYLFTSNVAMLFYLIGTALVYKADHSFSFTGLQNAPPEAVALLFLGLLVKAGVFISGLWLPMTHSEAETPVSALLSGVVVKASLLALVRCALILDDIDTIVRIFGVATTLLGVFYAVFEKDTKRMLAFHTVSQLGFILAAPEAAGFYTLSHGLVKSSLFLLAGNLPSRNFKELQTKTISTPVWIALVIASLSISGSPLWAGFGAKVFTLKNLLPWQVIAMNVCAVGTATSFAKFIFLPHGKTEEKVRPGLIAAIVLLLGGLLFANIAYIQAYSVENIVKAFVTIGGGWLAYWVIFRRATVKLPRMLEEFEHLVGMMGLTLILLFWMALA is encoded by the coding sequence ATGAATATTCTTACACTTGCCTGGATTACATTCCCGTTCTTTCTCGGGTTTGTGATTTATTTAGTACCAAAACTCGATAAACAGCTTTCATTGTTCGGCACATTAGTTTCTGTTGCTTATGCTTTGAAACTATTTACTGAGCCTGCATTAAACCTAAAACTATTAGATAGCTTTGGCGTAGTCTTAACGGTTGATTCGCTAACAGCGTACTTTATTTTAACGAATGCGATCGTCACGATTGCCGTGCTATTTTACTGTTGGCAAACCAGCAAATTAACCTTTTTTTACGCGCAAACGCTGCTCTTACACGCCAGCATTAATGCGGCATTTGTTTGCTCAGATTTTCTCAGCTTATATATTGCGTTAGAAGTCAGCGGAATTGCAGCATTTTTGCTAATTGCTTATCCGAGAACCGATCGCAGTATTTGGGTCGGGTTACGTTATCTGTTTACCAGTAATGTCGCCATGCTGTTCTACCTGATTGGGACAGCTTTGGTTTATAAAGCAGATCATTCTTTCAGTTTTACAGGATTGCAGAATGCACCACCTGAAGCAGTCGCGCTTCTGTTTCTAGGCTTACTGGTCAAAGCAGGAGTATTCATTTCAGGCTTGTGGCTGCCGATGACACATTCTGAAGCAGAAACGCCTGTATCTGCCTTATTGTCCGGAGTCGTGGTCAAGGCAAGCCTCTTAGCTTTGGTGCGATGTGCGTTGATTTTGGATGATATCGATACGATCGTACGAATTTTTGGAGTCGCAACAACGCTTTTAGGAGTGTTTTATGCGGTCTTTGAGAAAGACACGAAACGGATGTTAGCATTTCACACTGTTTCACAATTGGGATTTATTCTGGCAGCACCGGAGGCAGCAGGCTTTTACACGCTCTCGCACGGCTTAGTGAAATCCTCACTATTCTTGCTTGCCGGGAATTTGCCCAGTCGGAACTTTAAGGAATTGCAGACCAAGACGATTTCGACCCCGGTTTGGATTGCGTTGGTGATTGCCAGTCTTTCGATTTCTGGATCGCCTTTGTGGGCAGGATTTGGAGCCAAGGTTTTTACCCTGAAGAATCTACTGCCTTGGCAAGTGATCGCAATGAATGTTTGTGCCGTTGGCACAGCGACCTCTTTTGCAAAATTTATCTTTTTGCCACATGGCAAGACCGAGGAAAAAGTGCGTCCGGGATTGATTGCCGCGATCGTGCTCCTTCTCGGAGGCTTGTTGTTCGCGAATATTGCCTATATCCAAGCTTATAGCGTCGAAAACATTGTGAAAGCCTTCGTCACGATTGGCGGGGGATGGTTGGCATATTGGGTGATCTTTCGACGGGCGACGGTCAAACTGCCGCGAATGCTTGAAGAGTTTGAGCACCTAGTCGGCATGATGGGCTTAACCTTGATTCTGTTGTTCTGGATGGCACTCGCATGA